The following proteins are encoded in a genomic region of Triticum dicoccoides isolate Atlit2015 ecotype Zavitan chromosome 1B, WEW_v2.0, whole genome shotgun sequence:
- the LOC119350946 gene encoding extensin-like has product MWQYRTTHARPHQCTQPTFPRPHPRPTHKNPHPPTHDPISCGPASLLSIPTAPPLASASSDTDAASSRRTPAPRPLTGPRRIPSRDPAASHRRKGALLDAALAEANRERRSPTTAPPPTSTTRRTRMYRPPCSPAPPGTTASACIRRRLGQGGTTEATGTSRARPLRAGGASRAAGAGGRCERCSGGRC; this is encoded by the exons ATGTGGCAGTACCGCACCACTCACGCGCGACCCCATCAATGCACGCAGCCCACATTCCCGAGACCCCACCCACGTCCTACCCACAAAaatccccacccacccacccacgatCCCATCTCCTGCGGTCCTGCCTCCCTTCTCTCGATCCCCACCGCACCACCACTCGCCTCTGCCTCGTCGGACACCGACGCCGCGTCCTCTCGCCGGACCCCGGCGCCGCGTCCCCTCACCGGACCCCGCCGCATCCCCTCGCGGGACCCCGCCGCCTCCCATCGCCGGAAGGGGGCGCTCCTCGACGCCGCGTTGGCCGAGGCCAACCGGGAGCGGCGCTCTCCaacgacggcgccgccgccgacgtcgACGACTAGGAGGACAAGGATGTACAGGCCCCCGTGTTCGCCCGCGCCACCGGGCACCACCGCCTCCGCCTGCATCCGGCGCCGCCTTGGACAAGGAG GAACCACCGAGGCGACGGGCACGAGCAGGGCACGGCCGCTGCGGGCGGGCGGCGCTAGCAGGGCAGCCGGTGCGGGAGGCCGTTGCGAGCGATGCTCGGGCGGGCGGTGCTAG